ACAACCCTCATTCCATCTAGTCGGTCTACCGTCGAACATCGAAGCTCGGATATAGCATTTCATGTGTAATTAATTTTAGTGTGTGTCCTGTGACTTAACCAGGATCcagttgattttaaaaaatggaaaacctCTTGAAGTAACAATTACTTCAATATCACCAGATTCATTGCGGACCTTCACGAAGCTTTTATTGGTGTATTCCCAGTTAGTTGATACAGGTCCGTTTACCATACGGCCCACTTATATCATTTAGTTTATAGCAAAAAGATAAAGCAAATGGACAAATTTGCAATTCGCTGAATCACTGaagtggctcttaaaagagcctttatATACTAGAAGAGAAATGGTCAAACGGAAATCATTTAAGCACGTTCGCCACGGATACGGCGAGCCAGCTGGATGTCTTTGGGCATGATGGTCACCCTCTTGGCATGGATGGCACACAGGTTGGTGTCCTCGAACAGACCAACCAGATATGCCTCACTGGCCTCCTGCAGAGCCATGACGGCCGAGCTTTGGAAGCGAAGGTCGGTCTTGAAATCCTGGGCGATTTCTCTCACCAGGCGCTGGAAGGGCAGCTTACGAATCAGCAGCTCAGTGGACTTCTGATAGCGACGAATCTCTCTCAAGGCTACTGTACCAGGCCTGTAGCGGTGAGGCTTCTTCACGCCGCCAGTAGCTGGGGCGCTTTTACGTGCAGCTTTGGTAGCAAGCTGCTTTCTGGGGGCTTTGCCACCAGTGGATTTACGAGCGGTCTGCTTAGTTCTTGCCATTTCGATTTAATTCTTCAGTTAACAGTCAGAAAATGTGGTATAGGTATTTTGCACCGTCTTATAAAGTATCAGTCTCAAACTGA
This region of Anguilla rostrata isolate EN2019 chromosome 8, ASM1855537v3, whole genome shotgun sequence genomic DNA includes:
- the LOC135261955 gene encoding histone H3 translates to MARTKQTARKSTGGKAPRKQLATKAARKSAPATGGVKKPHRYRPGTVALREIRRYQKSTELLIRKLPFQRLVREIAQDFKTDLRFQSSAVMALQEASEAYLVGLFEDTNLCAIHAKRVTIMPKDIQLARRIRGERA